In Xiphophorus couchianus chromosome 8, X_couchianus-1.0, whole genome shotgun sequence, the following proteins share a genomic window:
- the sez6l gene encoding seizure 6-like protein isoform X4, with protein MPPAARSVRLRGTLPAVLWVWLLWSSVSAGNKEVPTVPLSIQSPVLTTAGTREDGSKGKTSSLAAEGFLHSVLAQRGRLVSKKGEVVPSPLPQNLLPLLGRGLSVNSFHGSNPQEHQSEGLPTREKSSASAAASSQGSRPSQPPSTDTQSQLPHTRTHTPEPEAEITTVPDVDTEMPLSAASSCMVNFSDPEGYIDSSDNPPLPDGLFLHCTYTVTVYTGYGVELQVKNVNLSDSEQLSIRGVDDQGATLVLANHTLLVEGQVIRSPTNSLSVYYRSAPEGSLGLFQLHYQIFRLSCSLPKRPHFGEVSVLDLLPGGVASFHCHMGYHLQGEPQLTCINASLPVWSGKEPTCRALCGGTVKNATVGRVLSPSPHHGPNATLDRSCSWSLEAPKDQRLHLHLERLALGPTDRLVLWSGLDAGSVVLFDSGRGGQIPFEGVISEGPAVRVQFITDQPNHETGFNIRYEAFERGHCYEPYLQNGNFTTSDPLYGVGTVVQFTCDPGHSLEQGPPVIECISARDPYWNDTEPLCKAQCGGDLTGPGGVILSPNWPEWYGEGEDCSWRIHVGEDKRVLLDVQLLNISDSDMLTFTDGDEVTTRILGRYVGGSSPFKLSSSTPDLTVTFHSDPAGLVFGKGEGFIINYIEVSRNDSCPDLPEIQNGWKTTSHVALVRGARITYQCDPGYDLVGRETLTCQLDLSWSSQPPFCEKIMYCSDPGHVEHSTRTLSDPKLLVGTTIQYSCSPGFVMQGGATITCYGREPGTPVWTSRLPHCVSEDSVSCENPGLPDNGYQILSKRLYLPGESLTFVCYQGYELIGEVAIKCIIGNPSFWSGPLPLCQANRDCFGNHALEEATAGSPLDGGNVALAIFILVLLLSVLLGGAYVYVTRCRYHTNLRLPLIYPHPYRQITVETEFDNPLYETGGDTREYEVSI; from the exons ATAAAGAAGTCCCCACAGTCCCCCTCTCAATTCAGTCTCCAGTGTTGACAACAGCCGGCACAAGGGAAGACGGATCTAAAGGTAAAACTTCCAGCCTCGCAGCAGAAGGTTTCCTGCACTCTGTGCTGGCCCAAAGAGGACGCCTCGTCTCCAAGAAAGGGGAGGTCGTCCCCTCTCCACTGCCCCAGAATCTGCTTCCTCTCCTGGGCAGAGGACTCAGTGTCAACTCCTTCCATGGAAGCAACCCCCAGGAGCATCAAAGCGAGGGATTACCGACGAGGGAGAAGTCCTCAGCGTCAGCTGCGGCGTCGAGCCAGGGCAGCCGTCCAAGCCAACCGCCGTCCACAGACACACAGTCTCAGCTGCCTCACACAAGGACACACACACCTGAGCCAGAGGCGGAAATAACCACTGTACCAGACGTGGACACTGAAATGCCTTTATCAG CTGCATCCAGCTGCATGGTGAATTTCTCCGACCCAGAGGGATACATAGACTCCTCTGACAACCCGCCTCTGCCCGACGGCCTCTTCCTGCACTGCACCTACACCGTGACCGTGTACACTGGCTACGGCGTGGAACTGCAG GTGAAGAACGTGAACCTGTCGGACAGCGAGCAGCTGTCCATCAGGGGCGTAGACGATCAAGGCGCCACACTGGTTCTGGCCAACCACACGCTGCTGGTGGAAGGTCAGGTGATCCGCAGTCCCACCAACTCTCTGTCTGTCTACTACCGCTCGGCACCAGAGGGGAGCCTGGGCCTCTTCCAGCTGCACTACCAGA TCTTCAGGCTGAGTTGCTCACTTCCAAAGAGACCTCACTTCGGGGAGGTGTCGGTGTTGGACCTGCTCCCTGGAGGCGTAGCCAGCTTTCACTGCCACATGGGTTATCACCTGCAGGGGGAGCCGCAGCTCACCTGCATTAACGCCTCGCTGCCGGTCTGGAGCGGCAAGGAGCCGACCTGCAGGG CTCTTTGTGGAGGGACGGTGAAGAATGCCACAGTGGGGCGGGTGCTGTCGCCGTCCCCCCACCATGGACCAAATGCTACTTTGGACCGTTCTTGCTCCTGGTCCCTGGAGGCACCAAAAGACCAAAGACTACATCTGCACCTGGAGAGGCTGGCCCTGGGGCCGACCGACAG GCTGGTGTTGTGGAGCGGCCTGGACGCCGGCTCCGTGGTGCTGTTCGATTCAGGGCGGGGTGGGCAGATACCCTTTGAGGGGGTGATCAGCGAAGGTCCGGCTGTGAGGGTCCAGTTCATCACCGATCAGCCCAACCATGAGACCGGGTTTAACATCCGCTATGAAG CTTTTGAGCGTGGCCACTGCTACGAGCCTTACCTCCAGAATGGAAACTTCACCACATCGGACCCCTTGTACGGCGTGGGAACGGTGGTTCAGTTCACTTGTGACCCCGGTCACTCTTTAGAGCAGGGCCCTCCGGTGATCGAGTGCATAAGCGCCAGGGACCCGTACTGGAACGACACGGAGCCGCTCTGCAAAG CCCAGTGCGGCGGGGACCTGACAGGTCCGGGCGGAGTGATCCTGTCCCCAAACTGGCCGGAGTGGTATGGAGAAGGAGAggactgcagctggaggataCACGTCGGCGAAGACAAACGAGTGCTGCTTGATGTCCAGCT ACTAAACATCAGCGACAGCGACATGCTGACCTTCACGGACGGCGATGAGGTCACGACCCGGATCCTGGGGCGCTACGTTGGAGGCAGCAGCCCCTTCAAGCTCTCGTCCAGCACGCCGGACCTGACCGTCACCTTCCACTCTGACCCTGCCGGCCTTGTCTTCGGGAAGGGGGAGGGGTTCATCATCAATTACATCG AGGTTTCCCGGAACGACTCCTGTCCCGACCTCCCTGAGATCCAGAACGGCTGGAAGACGACGTCGCACGTGGCGCTGGTGCGAGGAGCTCGGATCACCTACCAGTGTGACCCCGGGTACGACCTGGTGGGACGGGAGACCCTCACCTGCCAGCTGGACCTCTCCTGGAGCTCTCAGCCCCCCTTCTGCGAAAAGA TCATGTACTGCTCCGACCCGGGACACGTGGAGCACTCCACCAGAACCCTGTCCGATCCCAAACTGCTGGTCGGCACCACCATTCAGTACAGCTGCAGCCCCGGTTTCGTCATGCAGGGCGGCGCCACCATCACCTGCTACGGCCGCGAGCCGGGGACGCCCGTGTGGACGTCTCGACTCCCTCACTGCGTGT ctgaGGATTCCGTTTCCTGTGAGAACCCCGGTCTCCCTGACAACGGCTACCAAATCCTGTCCAAGAGGTTGTACTTGCCCGGCGAGTCACTCACGTTCGTCTGTTACCAAGGTTATGAGCTCATAGGAGAGGTGGCCATTAAGTGCATAATCGGGAACCCTTCGTTTTGGAGCGGCCCTCTTCCACTCTGCCAGG CTAACCGTGACTGCTTTGGCAACCATGCTTTGGAAG AGGCGACGGCAGGCTCCCCTCTGGATGGAGGAAACGTAGCGCTAGCCATCTTCatcctggttctgctgctgtctGTGCTGCTCGGAGGCGCCTACGTCTACGTCACGAG GTGCAGATATCACACCAACCTAAGGTTGCCACTGATCTACCCTCACCCTTACCGACAGATCACTGTGGAGACAGAGTTTGACAACCCGCTTTATGAGACAGGAGGA GACACTCGTGAATATGAAGTATCAATATGA
- the sez6l gene encoding seizure 6-like protein isoform X3, producing the protein MPPAARSVRLRGTLPAVLWVWLLWSSVSAGNKEVPTVPLSIQSPVLTTAGTREDGSKGKTSSLAAEGFLHSVLAQRGRLVSKKGEVVPSPLPQNLLPLLGRGLSVNSFHGSNPQEHQSEGLPTREKSSASAAASSQGSRPSQPPSTDTQSQLPHTRTHTPEPEAEITTVPDVDTEMPLSAASSCMVNFSDPEGYIDSSDNPPLPDGLFLHCTYTVTVYTGYGVELQVKNVNLSDSEQLSIRGVDDQGATLVLANHTLLVEGQVIRSPTNSLSVYYRSAPEGSLGLFQLHYQIFRLSCSLPKRPHFGEVSVLDLLPGGVASFHCHMGYHLQGEPQLTCINASLPVWSGKEPTCRALCGGTVKNATVGRVLSPSPHHGPNATLDRSCSWSLEAPKDQRLHLHLERLALGPTDRLVLWSGLDAGSVVLFDSGRGGQIPFEGVISEGPAVRVQFITDQPNHETGFNIRYEAFERGHCYEPYLQNGNFTTSDPLYGVGTVVQFTCDPGHSLEQGPPVIECISARDPYWNDTEPLCKAQCGGDLTGPGGVILSPNWPEWYGEGEDCSWRIHVGEDKRVLLDVQLLNISDSDMLTFTDGDEVTTRILGRYVGGSSPFKLSSSTPDLTVTFHSDPAGLVFGKGEGFIINYIEVSRNDSCPDLPEIQNGWKTTSHVALVRGARITYQCDPGYDLVGRETLTCQLDLSWSSQPPFCEKIMYCSDPGHVEHSTRTLSDPKLLVGTTIQYSCSPGFVMQGGATITCYGREPGTPVWTSRLPHCVSEDSVSCENPGLPDNGYQILSKRLYLPGESLTFVCYQGYELIGEVAIKCIIGNPSFWSGPLPLCQANRDCFGNHALEEATAGSPLDGGNVALAIFILVLLLSVLLGGAYVYVTRCRYHTNLRLPLIYPHPYRQITVETEFDNPLYETGGQDTREYEVSI; encoded by the exons ATAAAGAAGTCCCCACAGTCCCCCTCTCAATTCAGTCTCCAGTGTTGACAACAGCCGGCACAAGGGAAGACGGATCTAAAGGTAAAACTTCCAGCCTCGCAGCAGAAGGTTTCCTGCACTCTGTGCTGGCCCAAAGAGGACGCCTCGTCTCCAAGAAAGGGGAGGTCGTCCCCTCTCCACTGCCCCAGAATCTGCTTCCTCTCCTGGGCAGAGGACTCAGTGTCAACTCCTTCCATGGAAGCAACCCCCAGGAGCATCAAAGCGAGGGATTACCGACGAGGGAGAAGTCCTCAGCGTCAGCTGCGGCGTCGAGCCAGGGCAGCCGTCCAAGCCAACCGCCGTCCACAGACACACAGTCTCAGCTGCCTCACACAAGGACACACACACCTGAGCCAGAGGCGGAAATAACCACTGTACCAGACGTGGACACTGAAATGCCTTTATCAG CTGCATCCAGCTGCATGGTGAATTTCTCCGACCCAGAGGGATACATAGACTCCTCTGACAACCCGCCTCTGCCCGACGGCCTCTTCCTGCACTGCACCTACACCGTGACCGTGTACACTGGCTACGGCGTGGAACTGCAG GTGAAGAACGTGAACCTGTCGGACAGCGAGCAGCTGTCCATCAGGGGCGTAGACGATCAAGGCGCCACACTGGTTCTGGCCAACCACACGCTGCTGGTGGAAGGTCAGGTGATCCGCAGTCCCACCAACTCTCTGTCTGTCTACTACCGCTCGGCACCAGAGGGGAGCCTGGGCCTCTTCCAGCTGCACTACCAGA TCTTCAGGCTGAGTTGCTCACTTCCAAAGAGACCTCACTTCGGGGAGGTGTCGGTGTTGGACCTGCTCCCTGGAGGCGTAGCCAGCTTTCACTGCCACATGGGTTATCACCTGCAGGGGGAGCCGCAGCTCACCTGCATTAACGCCTCGCTGCCGGTCTGGAGCGGCAAGGAGCCGACCTGCAGGG CTCTTTGTGGAGGGACGGTGAAGAATGCCACAGTGGGGCGGGTGCTGTCGCCGTCCCCCCACCATGGACCAAATGCTACTTTGGACCGTTCTTGCTCCTGGTCCCTGGAGGCACCAAAAGACCAAAGACTACATCTGCACCTGGAGAGGCTGGCCCTGGGGCCGACCGACAG GCTGGTGTTGTGGAGCGGCCTGGACGCCGGCTCCGTGGTGCTGTTCGATTCAGGGCGGGGTGGGCAGATACCCTTTGAGGGGGTGATCAGCGAAGGTCCGGCTGTGAGGGTCCAGTTCATCACCGATCAGCCCAACCATGAGACCGGGTTTAACATCCGCTATGAAG CTTTTGAGCGTGGCCACTGCTACGAGCCTTACCTCCAGAATGGAAACTTCACCACATCGGACCCCTTGTACGGCGTGGGAACGGTGGTTCAGTTCACTTGTGACCCCGGTCACTCTTTAGAGCAGGGCCCTCCGGTGATCGAGTGCATAAGCGCCAGGGACCCGTACTGGAACGACACGGAGCCGCTCTGCAAAG CCCAGTGCGGCGGGGACCTGACAGGTCCGGGCGGAGTGATCCTGTCCCCAAACTGGCCGGAGTGGTATGGAGAAGGAGAggactgcagctggaggataCACGTCGGCGAAGACAAACGAGTGCTGCTTGATGTCCAGCT ACTAAACATCAGCGACAGCGACATGCTGACCTTCACGGACGGCGATGAGGTCACGACCCGGATCCTGGGGCGCTACGTTGGAGGCAGCAGCCCCTTCAAGCTCTCGTCCAGCACGCCGGACCTGACCGTCACCTTCCACTCTGACCCTGCCGGCCTTGTCTTCGGGAAGGGGGAGGGGTTCATCATCAATTACATCG AGGTTTCCCGGAACGACTCCTGTCCCGACCTCCCTGAGATCCAGAACGGCTGGAAGACGACGTCGCACGTGGCGCTGGTGCGAGGAGCTCGGATCACCTACCAGTGTGACCCCGGGTACGACCTGGTGGGACGGGAGACCCTCACCTGCCAGCTGGACCTCTCCTGGAGCTCTCAGCCCCCCTTCTGCGAAAAGA TCATGTACTGCTCCGACCCGGGACACGTGGAGCACTCCACCAGAACCCTGTCCGATCCCAAACTGCTGGTCGGCACCACCATTCAGTACAGCTGCAGCCCCGGTTTCGTCATGCAGGGCGGCGCCACCATCACCTGCTACGGCCGCGAGCCGGGGACGCCCGTGTGGACGTCTCGACTCCCTCACTGCGTGT ctgaGGATTCCGTTTCCTGTGAGAACCCCGGTCTCCCTGACAACGGCTACCAAATCCTGTCCAAGAGGTTGTACTTGCCCGGCGAGTCACTCACGTTCGTCTGTTACCAAGGTTATGAGCTCATAGGAGAGGTGGCCATTAAGTGCATAATCGGGAACCCTTCGTTTTGGAGCGGCCCTCTTCCACTCTGCCAGG CTAACCGTGACTGCTTTGGCAACCATGCTTTGGAAG AGGCGACGGCAGGCTCCCCTCTGGATGGAGGAAACGTAGCGCTAGCCATCTTCatcctggttctgctgctgtctGTGCTGCTCGGAGGCGCCTACGTCTACGTCACGAG GTGCAGATATCACACCAACCTAAGGTTGCCACTGATCTACCCTCACCCTTACCGACAGATCACTGTGGAGACAGAGTTTGACAACCCGCTTTATGAGACAGGAGGA CAGGACACTCGTGAATATGAAGTATCAATATGA
- the sez6l gene encoding seizure 6-like protein isoform X2 yields MPPAARSVRLRGTLPAVLWVWLLWSSVSAGNKEVPTVPLSIQSPVLTTAGTREDGSKGKTSSLAAEGFLHSVLAQRGRLVSKKGEVVPSPLPQNLLPLLGRGLSVNSFHGSNPQEHQSEGLPTREKSSASAAASSQGSRPSQPPSTDTQSQLPHTRTHTPEPEAEITTVPDVDTEMPLSAASSCMVNFSDPEGYIDSSDNPPLPDGLFLHCTYTVTVYTGYGVELQVKNVNLSDSEQLSIRGVDDQGATLVLANHTLLVEGQVIRSPTNSLSVYYRSAPEGSLGLFQLHYQIFRLSCSLPKRPHFGEVSVLDLLPGGVASFHCHMGYHLQGEPQLTCINASLPVWSGKEPTCRALCGGTVKNATVGRVLSPSPHHGPNATLDRSCSWSLEAPKDQRLHLHLERLALGPTDRLVLWSGLDAGSVVLFDSGRGGQIPFEGVISEGPAVRVQFITDQPNHETGFNIRYEAFERGHCYEPYLQNGNFTTSDPLYGVGTVVQFTCDPGHSLEQGPPVIECISARDPYWNDTEPLCKAQCGGDLTGPGGVILSPNWPEWYGEGEDCSWRIHVGEDKRVLLDVQLLNISDSDMLTFTDGDEVTTRILGRYVGGSSPFKLSSSTPDLTVTFHSDPAGLVFGKGEGFIINYIEVSRNDSCPDLPEIQNGWKTTSHVALVRGARITYQCDPGYDLVGRETLTCQLDLSWSSQPPFCEKIMYCSDPGHVEHSTRTLSDPKLLVGTTIQYSCSPGFVMQGGATITCYGREPGTPVWTSRLPHCVSEDSVSCENPGLPDNGYQILSKRLYLPGESLTFVCYQGYELIGEVAIKCIIGNPSFWSGPLPLCQANRDCFGNHALEVAEATAGSPLDGGNVALAIFILVLLLSVLLGGAYVYVTRCRYHTNLRLPLIYPHPYRQITVETEFDNPLYETGGDTREYEVSI; encoded by the exons ATAAAGAAGTCCCCACAGTCCCCCTCTCAATTCAGTCTCCAGTGTTGACAACAGCCGGCACAAGGGAAGACGGATCTAAAGGTAAAACTTCCAGCCTCGCAGCAGAAGGTTTCCTGCACTCTGTGCTGGCCCAAAGAGGACGCCTCGTCTCCAAGAAAGGGGAGGTCGTCCCCTCTCCACTGCCCCAGAATCTGCTTCCTCTCCTGGGCAGAGGACTCAGTGTCAACTCCTTCCATGGAAGCAACCCCCAGGAGCATCAAAGCGAGGGATTACCGACGAGGGAGAAGTCCTCAGCGTCAGCTGCGGCGTCGAGCCAGGGCAGCCGTCCAAGCCAACCGCCGTCCACAGACACACAGTCTCAGCTGCCTCACACAAGGACACACACACCTGAGCCAGAGGCGGAAATAACCACTGTACCAGACGTGGACACTGAAATGCCTTTATCAG CTGCATCCAGCTGCATGGTGAATTTCTCCGACCCAGAGGGATACATAGACTCCTCTGACAACCCGCCTCTGCCCGACGGCCTCTTCCTGCACTGCACCTACACCGTGACCGTGTACACTGGCTACGGCGTGGAACTGCAG GTGAAGAACGTGAACCTGTCGGACAGCGAGCAGCTGTCCATCAGGGGCGTAGACGATCAAGGCGCCACACTGGTTCTGGCCAACCACACGCTGCTGGTGGAAGGTCAGGTGATCCGCAGTCCCACCAACTCTCTGTCTGTCTACTACCGCTCGGCACCAGAGGGGAGCCTGGGCCTCTTCCAGCTGCACTACCAGA TCTTCAGGCTGAGTTGCTCACTTCCAAAGAGACCTCACTTCGGGGAGGTGTCGGTGTTGGACCTGCTCCCTGGAGGCGTAGCCAGCTTTCACTGCCACATGGGTTATCACCTGCAGGGGGAGCCGCAGCTCACCTGCATTAACGCCTCGCTGCCGGTCTGGAGCGGCAAGGAGCCGACCTGCAGGG CTCTTTGTGGAGGGACGGTGAAGAATGCCACAGTGGGGCGGGTGCTGTCGCCGTCCCCCCACCATGGACCAAATGCTACTTTGGACCGTTCTTGCTCCTGGTCCCTGGAGGCACCAAAAGACCAAAGACTACATCTGCACCTGGAGAGGCTGGCCCTGGGGCCGACCGACAG GCTGGTGTTGTGGAGCGGCCTGGACGCCGGCTCCGTGGTGCTGTTCGATTCAGGGCGGGGTGGGCAGATACCCTTTGAGGGGGTGATCAGCGAAGGTCCGGCTGTGAGGGTCCAGTTCATCACCGATCAGCCCAACCATGAGACCGGGTTTAACATCCGCTATGAAG CTTTTGAGCGTGGCCACTGCTACGAGCCTTACCTCCAGAATGGAAACTTCACCACATCGGACCCCTTGTACGGCGTGGGAACGGTGGTTCAGTTCACTTGTGACCCCGGTCACTCTTTAGAGCAGGGCCCTCCGGTGATCGAGTGCATAAGCGCCAGGGACCCGTACTGGAACGACACGGAGCCGCTCTGCAAAG CCCAGTGCGGCGGGGACCTGACAGGTCCGGGCGGAGTGATCCTGTCCCCAAACTGGCCGGAGTGGTATGGAGAAGGAGAggactgcagctggaggataCACGTCGGCGAAGACAAACGAGTGCTGCTTGATGTCCAGCT ACTAAACATCAGCGACAGCGACATGCTGACCTTCACGGACGGCGATGAGGTCACGACCCGGATCCTGGGGCGCTACGTTGGAGGCAGCAGCCCCTTCAAGCTCTCGTCCAGCACGCCGGACCTGACCGTCACCTTCCACTCTGACCCTGCCGGCCTTGTCTTCGGGAAGGGGGAGGGGTTCATCATCAATTACATCG AGGTTTCCCGGAACGACTCCTGTCCCGACCTCCCTGAGATCCAGAACGGCTGGAAGACGACGTCGCACGTGGCGCTGGTGCGAGGAGCTCGGATCACCTACCAGTGTGACCCCGGGTACGACCTGGTGGGACGGGAGACCCTCACCTGCCAGCTGGACCTCTCCTGGAGCTCTCAGCCCCCCTTCTGCGAAAAGA TCATGTACTGCTCCGACCCGGGACACGTGGAGCACTCCACCAGAACCCTGTCCGATCCCAAACTGCTGGTCGGCACCACCATTCAGTACAGCTGCAGCCCCGGTTTCGTCATGCAGGGCGGCGCCACCATCACCTGCTACGGCCGCGAGCCGGGGACGCCCGTGTGGACGTCTCGACTCCCTCACTGCGTGT ctgaGGATTCCGTTTCCTGTGAGAACCCCGGTCTCCCTGACAACGGCTACCAAATCCTGTCCAAGAGGTTGTACTTGCCCGGCGAGTCACTCACGTTCGTCTGTTACCAAGGTTATGAGCTCATAGGAGAGGTGGCCATTAAGTGCATAATCGGGAACCCTTCGTTTTGGAGCGGCCCTCTTCCACTCTGCCAGG CTAACCGTGACTGCTTTGGCAACCATGCTTTGGAAG TTGCAGAGGCGACGGCAGGCTCCCCTCTGGATGGAGGAAACGTAGCGCTAGCCATCTTCatcctggttctgctgctgtctGTGCTGCTCGGAGGCGCCTACGTCTACGTCACGAG GTGCAGATATCACACCAACCTAAGGTTGCCACTGATCTACCCTCACCCTTACCGACAGATCACTGTGGAGACAGAGTTTGACAACCCGCTTTATGAGACAGGAGGA GACACTCGTGAATATGAAGTATCAATATGA
- the sez6l gene encoding seizure 6-like protein isoform X1, whose product MPPAARSVRLRGTLPAVLWVWLLWSSVSAGNKEVPTVPLSIQSPVLTTAGTREDGSKGKTSSLAAEGFLHSVLAQRGRLVSKKGEVVPSPLPQNLLPLLGRGLSVNSFHGSNPQEHQSEGLPTREKSSASAAASSQGSRPSQPPSTDTQSQLPHTRTHTPEPEAEITTVPDVDTEMPLSAASSCMVNFSDPEGYIDSSDNPPLPDGLFLHCTYTVTVYTGYGVELQVKNVNLSDSEQLSIRGVDDQGATLVLANHTLLVEGQVIRSPTNSLSVYYRSAPEGSLGLFQLHYQIFRLSCSLPKRPHFGEVSVLDLLPGGVASFHCHMGYHLQGEPQLTCINASLPVWSGKEPTCRALCGGTVKNATVGRVLSPSPHHGPNATLDRSCSWSLEAPKDQRLHLHLERLALGPTDRLVLWSGLDAGSVVLFDSGRGGQIPFEGVISEGPAVRVQFITDQPNHETGFNIRYEAFERGHCYEPYLQNGNFTTSDPLYGVGTVVQFTCDPGHSLEQGPPVIECISARDPYWNDTEPLCKAQCGGDLTGPGGVILSPNWPEWYGEGEDCSWRIHVGEDKRVLLDVQLLNISDSDMLTFTDGDEVTTRILGRYVGGSSPFKLSSSTPDLTVTFHSDPAGLVFGKGEGFIINYIEVSRNDSCPDLPEIQNGWKTTSHVALVRGARITYQCDPGYDLVGRETLTCQLDLSWSSQPPFCEKIMYCSDPGHVEHSTRTLSDPKLLVGTTIQYSCSPGFVMQGGATITCYGREPGTPVWTSRLPHCVSEDSVSCENPGLPDNGYQILSKRLYLPGESLTFVCYQGYELIGEVAIKCIIGNPSFWSGPLPLCQANRDCFGNHALEVAEATAGSPLDGGNVALAIFILVLLLSVLLGGAYVYVTRCRYHTNLRLPLIYPHPYRQITVETEFDNPLYETGGQDTREYEVSI is encoded by the exons ATAAAGAAGTCCCCACAGTCCCCCTCTCAATTCAGTCTCCAGTGTTGACAACAGCCGGCACAAGGGAAGACGGATCTAAAGGTAAAACTTCCAGCCTCGCAGCAGAAGGTTTCCTGCACTCTGTGCTGGCCCAAAGAGGACGCCTCGTCTCCAAGAAAGGGGAGGTCGTCCCCTCTCCACTGCCCCAGAATCTGCTTCCTCTCCTGGGCAGAGGACTCAGTGTCAACTCCTTCCATGGAAGCAACCCCCAGGAGCATCAAAGCGAGGGATTACCGACGAGGGAGAAGTCCTCAGCGTCAGCTGCGGCGTCGAGCCAGGGCAGCCGTCCAAGCCAACCGCCGTCCACAGACACACAGTCTCAGCTGCCTCACACAAGGACACACACACCTGAGCCAGAGGCGGAAATAACCACTGTACCAGACGTGGACACTGAAATGCCTTTATCAG CTGCATCCAGCTGCATGGTGAATTTCTCCGACCCAGAGGGATACATAGACTCCTCTGACAACCCGCCTCTGCCCGACGGCCTCTTCCTGCACTGCACCTACACCGTGACCGTGTACACTGGCTACGGCGTGGAACTGCAG GTGAAGAACGTGAACCTGTCGGACAGCGAGCAGCTGTCCATCAGGGGCGTAGACGATCAAGGCGCCACACTGGTTCTGGCCAACCACACGCTGCTGGTGGAAGGTCAGGTGATCCGCAGTCCCACCAACTCTCTGTCTGTCTACTACCGCTCGGCACCAGAGGGGAGCCTGGGCCTCTTCCAGCTGCACTACCAGA TCTTCAGGCTGAGTTGCTCACTTCCAAAGAGACCTCACTTCGGGGAGGTGTCGGTGTTGGACCTGCTCCCTGGAGGCGTAGCCAGCTTTCACTGCCACATGGGTTATCACCTGCAGGGGGAGCCGCAGCTCACCTGCATTAACGCCTCGCTGCCGGTCTGGAGCGGCAAGGAGCCGACCTGCAGGG CTCTTTGTGGAGGGACGGTGAAGAATGCCACAGTGGGGCGGGTGCTGTCGCCGTCCCCCCACCATGGACCAAATGCTACTTTGGACCGTTCTTGCTCCTGGTCCCTGGAGGCACCAAAAGACCAAAGACTACATCTGCACCTGGAGAGGCTGGCCCTGGGGCCGACCGACAG GCTGGTGTTGTGGAGCGGCCTGGACGCCGGCTCCGTGGTGCTGTTCGATTCAGGGCGGGGTGGGCAGATACCCTTTGAGGGGGTGATCAGCGAAGGTCCGGCTGTGAGGGTCCAGTTCATCACCGATCAGCCCAACCATGAGACCGGGTTTAACATCCGCTATGAAG CTTTTGAGCGTGGCCACTGCTACGAGCCTTACCTCCAGAATGGAAACTTCACCACATCGGACCCCTTGTACGGCGTGGGAACGGTGGTTCAGTTCACTTGTGACCCCGGTCACTCTTTAGAGCAGGGCCCTCCGGTGATCGAGTGCATAAGCGCCAGGGACCCGTACTGGAACGACACGGAGCCGCTCTGCAAAG CCCAGTGCGGCGGGGACCTGACAGGTCCGGGCGGAGTGATCCTGTCCCCAAACTGGCCGGAGTGGTATGGAGAAGGAGAggactgcagctggaggataCACGTCGGCGAAGACAAACGAGTGCTGCTTGATGTCCAGCT ACTAAACATCAGCGACAGCGACATGCTGACCTTCACGGACGGCGATGAGGTCACGACCCGGATCCTGGGGCGCTACGTTGGAGGCAGCAGCCCCTTCAAGCTCTCGTCCAGCACGCCGGACCTGACCGTCACCTTCCACTCTGACCCTGCCGGCCTTGTCTTCGGGAAGGGGGAGGGGTTCATCATCAATTACATCG AGGTTTCCCGGAACGACTCCTGTCCCGACCTCCCTGAGATCCAGAACGGCTGGAAGACGACGTCGCACGTGGCGCTGGTGCGAGGAGCTCGGATCACCTACCAGTGTGACCCCGGGTACGACCTGGTGGGACGGGAGACCCTCACCTGCCAGCTGGACCTCTCCTGGAGCTCTCAGCCCCCCTTCTGCGAAAAGA TCATGTACTGCTCCGACCCGGGACACGTGGAGCACTCCACCAGAACCCTGTCCGATCCCAAACTGCTGGTCGGCACCACCATTCAGTACAGCTGCAGCCCCGGTTTCGTCATGCAGGGCGGCGCCACCATCACCTGCTACGGCCGCGAGCCGGGGACGCCCGTGTGGACGTCTCGACTCCCTCACTGCGTGT ctgaGGATTCCGTTTCCTGTGAGAACCCCGGTCTCCCTGACAACGGCTACCAAATCCTGTCCAAGAGGTTGTACTTGCCCGGCGAGTCACTCACGTTCGTCTGTTACCAAGGTTATGAGCTCATAGGAGAGGTGGCCATTAAGTGCATAATCGGGAACCCTTCGTTTTGGAGCGGCCCTCTTCCACTCTGCCAGG CTAACCGTGACTGCTTTGGCAACCATGCTTTGGAAG TTGCAGAGGCGACGGCAGGCTCCCCTCTGGATGGAGGAAACGTAGCGCTAGCCATCTTCatcctggttctgctgctgtctGTGCTGCTCGGAGGCGCCTACGTCTACGTCACGAG GTGCAGATATCACACCAACCTAAGGTTGCCACTGATCTACCCTCACCCTTACCGACAGATCACTGTGGAGACAGAGTTTGACAACCCGCTTTATGAGACAGGAGGA CAGGACACTCGTGAATATGAAGTATCAATATGA